The Mesorhizobium sp. B2-8-5 genome segment CGCTGGTGCTGGGCTACGACCGTTTCGAACCCTACGAGACCGACCGCGCCTTCTTCGGGGCGGTAGTCGGACGCTTCGCCAACCGCATCGGCGGCGGCCGCTTCACCATCGCCGGCAACCGCTACCAGACCGAGCAGAATTTTCTCGGCAAGCACACGCTGCATGGCGGCTCGGAAGGCTTTTTCCACCGGCCATGGACCGTCTCGCTGCACGGCCGCGATTTCGTGACGCTGACATTGCACGATCCGGACGGCGCCATGGGATTCCCGGGCGCGCTCGACGTCACCTGCACCTACCGGCTGAAGATCCCCGGCACGCTCAGCATGGAACTGACCGCGACCTGCGAGGAGCCGACGCTCTGCAACCTCGCGCAGCACTCCTATTTCAATCTCGACGATGGCGGGGCGGGCGACATCCTCGACCATCGGTTGATGCTCAACGCCGGCGCCTACACGCCCGTCGATGACGAGATGATCCCGACCGGCGTGGTGAAGCCGGTCGACGGCACGCCTTTCGATTTTCGGCAGGCGCGGGCGCTGCGCATGGAAATGGAAGGCGAGCAGCTTCGCTATGACCTGAATTACTGCCTGGCCTCCAGCCGCGGGCCGCTACACCAGGCTGCCTGGGTGCAAGGCGCCAATTCAGGCGTCGAGATGGAAGTGTGGACCACCGAACCGGGACTGCAGCTCTATAGCGGTCAGTTCGTCGCGCCGACATCGCCGGGGCTCGACGGTCGCCGCTACAGGGCGTTTTCGGGCCTCTGCCTCGAAGCGCAGACGTGGCCTGACGCGCCGAACCGGCCCTATTTCCCGCAGGCGACGCTGTGGCCGGGGCAGATCTACCATCAGGTGACGGAATATCGGTTCCGGCTGCCTTAAAGTTCGACGATATTGAAGTGATGCCTGCCTAAGCTTCGACGGAGCTTAACTGTCGAAGGCTGCCCTCAACGTATCGAACGGGGCAAGCGCGCCGCGAACCTGCACGACCGCGGCGGCGACTTTATGCGCGCGGCGAGCGGCGGCGTCGGGCGCATGGCCGGCAAGCCGCGCAGCGAGATAGCCGCCATTGAAGGAATCACCAGCGCCGGTGGTGTCGACGGGGGCGGCCACATGCACCGCATCGACAGCTTGTAAAATGCCGTTCAGCGCAATCAGGGCCGGCTGCTCGCCATTCTTGACCACGATCTCGCCGGTCAGTTTGGCAAGGCGCTCCGCCGTCGCCCGCGGCGTCGGATCCCCGAACAGCATCTGCTCGTCAGGAAAAGTCGGCAGCGCGATGTCTGCCACGGCAAGCGCTTCCAGGATCGCGGCCTGCGCCGCCTCGCGGCTCGGCCACAGACGCGGCCGGTAGTTCGGGTCGAAAGCGACGAGCGAGCCGGCGGCCCGGGCCGCAACTATGGCCGTCAGCAAAGTTTTCCGCGCGGCCTCGTCCAGAATTGCCAGGGTGATTCCGGAAAGATAGACAAGCGCCTGGTTTTCAAGGCTTTTCGCAAGTGCTGCCGGATCGGAGGCAAGCTGGCGCGCGGCCGCGTCGCTTCGCCAGTAGGTGAAGGCGCGCTCGGCCCCGGTGAGCGTTATGGCGTAAAGGCCGGGGCGCGCGCCGGCAATGACCGGACTGTTGCCGACGCCTATGCCGTTCTCGGCAAGGAAGGCAATCTGATCGCGCGAGAAGGGGTCGTCGCCGAAGGCCGACACGTAGGTCGCGGGCCGATCCGGGCTCAAGGCGTGCAACGCCCAGAGCGTGTTGAAGGTATCGCCGGCAAAACCCATGCGCCAGTTCGGGCCGGTCTGGCCCGACAGTTCCAGCATGCATTCGCCGATCGACGCGATACCCTTGTCCATGCGGGCTTGTCCCTTCCTAAGATATTGTTGCTGTAGCTTTTTGCGGCCGGCAGCGCCATGCTTGGCTAGCGGCGAATTTTGCGCCAGAAGCGATTTCCCA includes the following:
- a CDS encoding aldose epimerase family protein gives rise to the protein MAMKDGEVFGTTQAGEAVRRFTIRGGGITANIIGLGAIVQDLRLSGHDAPLVLGYDRFEPYETDRAFFGAVVGRFANRIGGGRFTIAGNRYQTEQNFLGKHTLHGGSEGFFHRPWTVSLHGRDFVTLTLHDPDGAMGFPGALDVTCTYRLKIPGTLSMELTATCEEPTLCNLAQHSYFNLDDGGAGDILDHRLMLNAGAYTPVDDEMIPTGVVKPVDGTPFDFRQARALRMEMEGEQLRYDLNYCLASSRGPLHQAAWVQGANSGVEMEVWTTEPGLQLYSGQFVAPTSPGLDGRRYRAFSGLCLEAQTWPDAPNRPYFPQATLWPGQIYHQVTEYRFRLP
- a CDS encoding sugar kinase, with amino-acid sequence MDKGIASIGECMLELSGQTGPNWRMGFAGDTFNTLWALHALSPDRPATYVSAFGDDPFSRDQIAFLAENGIGVGNSPVIAGARPGLYAITLTGAERAFTYWRSDAAARQLASDPAALAKSLENQALVYLSGITLAILDEAARKTLLTAIVAARAAGSLVAFDPNYRPRLWPSREAAQAAILEALAVADIALPTFPDEQMLFGDPTPRATAERLAKLTGEIVVKNGEQPALIALNGILQAVDAVHVAAPVDTTGAGDSFNGGYLAARLAGHAPDAAARRAHKVAAAVVQVRGALAPFDTLRAAFDS